The following are encoded in a window of Salinigranum halophilum genomic DNA:
- a CDS encoding cytochrome P450, whose amino-acid sequence MTDSPPSPTGFPVLGNTVAFARDPFGFASRAVDRYGDVVDLDVLGTDGPYVLAHPDHVERVLVDDRDSFEKTDDFTEAFGQGLLAVEGEAWTRQREFLQPLFYREAVTGYADTMVDQIERRVSRWEPGERRSLRDEMKALTLEVLFATLFGRELSLAGDDARLRAAAGGLNARFVPTSWALPEWVPTPSRRRFERARETLREEVRRLWRERVADEPGGDLLSLLTTASDGEDYPTGGEEIEDQLVTMVFAGHETTALTLTYAWYLLARHPAVAARVRDEVDAVVGDGRPRAAHLDDLVLTGRVVREAMRLYPPVHTIPRRTTQSVDVGDYRLPAGAEVHVSAFQIHRSERFYDDPLAFRPDRWTDGEQPRFAYLPFGAGPRRCIGRQFALVEATLAVARIAQEYRLAYAGEGEVALAPEMTTQPAGPVPVRIRARA is encoded by the coding sequence ATGACCGACTCGCCGCCGTCGCCGACGGGCTTCCCGGTGCTCGGCAACACGGTCGCGTTCGCCCGCGACCCGTTCGGGTTCGCGAGCCGCGCAGTCGACAGGTACGGCGACGTCGTCGACCTCGACGTGCTCGGGACCGACGGCCCCTACGTGCTCGCTCACCCAGACCACGTCGAGCGCGTACTCGTCGACGACCGCGACTCGTTCGAGAAGACCGACGACTTCACCGAGGCGTTCGGCCAGGGGCTCCTCGCCGTCGAGGGCGAGGCGTGGACGCGACAGCGTGAGTTCCTCCAACCGCTGTTCTACCGGGAGGCCGTAACCGGCTACGCCGACACGATGGTCGACCAGATCGAGCGCCGCGTCTCGCGATGGGAACCGGGTGAGAGGCGCTCACTCCGCGACGAGATGAAGGCACTCACGCTGGAGGTCCTCTTCGCCACCCTGTTCGGTCGCGAGCTCTCCCTGGCGGGCGACGACGCTCGACTGCGGGCGGCCGCTGGCGGACTCAACGCCCGGTTCGTACCAACCTCGTGGGCACTCCCGGAGTGGGTCCCGACGCCGAGTCGACGGCGGTTCGAGCGAGCACGAGAGACGCTCCGCGAGGAGGTCCGCCGACTCTGGCGCGAGCGCGTGGCGGACGAACCAGGCGGGGACCTGCTGTCACTGCTCACGACGGCGAGCGACGGGGAGGACTATCCGACCGGCGGCGAGGAGATCGAAGACCAGCTCGTGACGATGGTGTTCGCGGGGCACGAGACGACGGCGCTGACGCTCACGTACGCGTGGTATCTCCTCGCCCGGCATCCCGCGGTGGCGGCACGCGTTCGCGACGAGGTCGACGCGGTCGTCGGCGACGGGCGTCCCCGGGCGGCCCACCTGGACGACCTCGTGCTCACCGGGCGCGTCGTTCGCGAGGCGATGCGGCTCTATCCGCCGGTCCACACCATCCCACGACGAACGACGCAGTCGGTCGATGTCGGCGACTACCGGCTGCCGGCCGGGGCCGAGGTCCACGTCTCGGCCTTCCAGATTCACCGGAGCGAGCGGTTCTACGACGACCCCCTCGCGTTCCGTCCCGACCGCTGGACGGACGGGGAGCAACCGCGGTTCGCCTACCTGCCGTTCGGTGCCGGGCCGCGGCGCTGTATCGGGAGACAGTTCGCACTGGTGGAAGCGACGCTCGCGGTCGCACGTATCGCCCAAGAGTACCGTCTGGCGTACGCCGGTGAGGGCGAGGTGGCACTCGCCCCCGAGATGACGACCCAGCCGGCAGGACCGGTTCCGGTGCGGATTCGAGCCAGAGCGTAA
- a CDS encoding CBS domain-containing protein yields the protein MELPTPQELKDRRESLELTQSALAEMADVSQPLIARIEGDDVDPRLSTLRRIVNALNEAEGEVVRAADVMNESVVSVSPDDSVREARDRMLAEGFSQLPVILDGRPRGFISNSDIRHVHEDNVTDLPVAEVMRESFTTVEPDATLEEVDSYLDRHDAVLVMQDGTTVGIITDADIAAQMP from the coding sequence ATGGAGCTCCCGACCCCGCAGGAACTGAAAGACCGCCGGGAGTCGCTCGAACTGACCCAGAGCGCGCTGGCGGAGATGGCCGACGTCTCCCAGCCGCTCATCGCCCGCATCGAGGGCGACGACGTCGACCCGCGACTCTCGACGCTGCGCCGAATCGTCAACGCGCTCAACGAGGCGGAGGGCGAGGTCGTGCGCGCGGCCGACGTCATGAACGAGAGCGTCGTCTCGGTCTCGCCGGACGACTCGGTGCGCGAGGCGCGCGACCGGATGCTCGCGGAGGGGTTCTCACAGCTCCCGGTCATCCTCGACGGCCGCCCGCGTGGGTTCATCTCCAACAGCGACATCAGACACGTCCACGAGGACAACGTCACCGACCTCCCCGTGGCCGAGGTGATGCGCGAGTCGTTCACGACGGTCGAACCCGACGCGACGCTCGAGGAGGTCGACAGCTACCTCGACCGCCACGACGCCGTCCTCGTCATGCAGGACGGAACGACGGTAGGCATCATCACCGACGCCGACATCGCCGCGCAGATGCCCTGA
- the purM gene encoding phosphoribosylformylglycinamidine cyclo-ligase, whose product MTNGSTLRTDGGADEDDEGLTYADSGVDIEASEAATAALVAAAGDTGAGDYAGLLDIGDRYLALATDGVGTKLLVAEALGDYSTVGIDCIAMNVNDMVAAGVRPVAFVDYLAVDEPNETFSAQVGEGLSAGAEEADIALVGGETAVMPEVVKGLDLAGTCAGLAAKDALFDGEAQPGDAIVGFRSSGIHSNGLTLARTAATRRHEYTDPYPLETPDDEPDYESVGEALLEPTRIYTHLLDPMRDHGVHAAAHVTGGGWTNVTRMGEYHYVVDDPFDAHSVFTFVQEEGDVSDEEMHRTFNMGTGFVCTLPPEAAEELAAETDGRVIGHVETGDGDSCVSVRGLTL is encoded by the coding sequence ATGACTAACGGCTCCACGCTGCGGACGGACGGTGGCGCGGACGAGGACGACGAGGGACTGACGTACGCCGACAGCGGCGTCGATATCGAGGCGAGCGAGGCGGCGACGGCCGCGCTCGTCGCCGCCGCGGGCGACACCGGCGCGGGCGACTACGCCGGCCTGCTCGACATCGGCGACCGCTACCTCGCGCTCGCGACCGACGGCGTGGGAACGAAGCTCCTCGTCGCGGAGGCGCTCGGCGACTACTCGACGGTGGGTATCGACTGCATCGCGATGAACGTCAACGACATGGTCGCCGCGGGGGTCCGTCCGGTCGCCTTCGTCGACTACCTCGCCGTGGACGAGCCGAACGAGACGTTCTCGGCGCAGGTCGGTGAGGGACTCAGCGCCGGGGCCGAGGAGGCCGACATCGCGCTCGTCGGCGGCGAGACGGCGGTGATGCCCGAGGTGGTGAAGGGGCTCGACCTCGCGGGGACCTGCGCGGGCCTCGCGGCGAAGGACGCGCTGTTCGACGGGGAGGCACAGCCGGGCGACGCAATCGTCGGCTTCCGCTCGTCGGGCATCCACTCGAACGGGCTCACGCTGGCGCGGACGGCGGCGACCCGTCGCCACGAGTACACCGACCCCTACCCCCTGGAGACGCCCGACGACGAACCCGACTACGAGAGCGTGGGCGAGGCGCTCCTCGAACCGACGCGAATCTACACCCACCTGCTCGACCCGATGCGGGACCACGGCGTCCACGCTGCCGCACACGTCACCGGCGGTGGCTGGACGAACGTGACCCGGATGGGCGAGTACCACTACGTCGTCGACGACCCCTTCGACGCTCACTCGGTCTTCACGTTCGTCCAGGAGGAAGGCGACGTGAGCGACGAGGAGATGCACCGGACGTTCAACATGGGTACCGGGTTCGTCTGTACGCTTCCCCCGGAAGCGGCCGAGGAACTGGCCGCCGAAACCGACGGACGGGTCATCGGCCACGTCGAAACGGGCGACGGCGACTCGTGCGTCTCCGTCCGCGGGCTGACGCTCTGA
- a CDS encoding DUF555 domain-containing protein, giving the protein MSNYLVALEAAWLVRDVDDVDDAIGVAVSEAGKRLNEKNKEFVDVNIGLTGCPFCGEGFDSAFIAANTALVGLDLEIEVFNADSEQHAARIAKSEVGGALRDVPLSVIDIVETAEDADE; this is encoded by the coding sequence ATGAGCAACTATCTCGTCGCTCTCGAGGCTGCGTGGCTCGTGCGCGACGTCGACGACGTCGACGACGCCATCGGCGTCGCCGTCAGCGAGGCCGGCAAGCGATTGAACGAGAAGAACAAAGAGTTCGTCGACGTGAACATCGGCCTCACCGGCTGTCCGTTCTGCGGTGAAGGGTTCGACTCGGCCTTCATCGCTGCGAACACCGCGCTGGTCGGGCTGGACCTCGAAATCGAAGTGTTCAACGCCGACAGTGAACAGCACGCCGCGCGCATCGCCAAGAGCGAGGTCGGTGGCGCCCTCCGTGACGTCCCCCTCTCGGTCATCGACATCGTCGAGACCGCAGAGGACGCCGACGAGTAA